One stretch of Fictibacillus sp. b24 DNA includes these proteins:
- a CDS encoding ATP-binding protein — MSQPVLYHEIYKYDFKAVAIILSFLYGGKRVGFAALLALLITGYFTDQRLLVLIGNYTIFCLLLLPITSLFHRYRIRGKVIVISLFYLMIPITRGISLQLKGDDRQTIFELSSSLIVLATLITIIYLIENMNEQIKMRQELIRTEKMNVVSQLAASVAHEIRNPMTSVRGFMQLMQKENLTEEQQLYIRISIDELDRAQEIINQYLALSKPQTEQYEVIDLSSVIQQSIDVMRSYAILNSIHITQQVEPSLEIQGLKLEIQQVLINVIKNAVEAIKSEGEIWISAAKHADGFISIQIKDNGVGMTANQIKKLGSPYYSTKEKGTGLGLTVCHQIVKQIGGQIKIESELKKGTCFTINLPSVK, encoded by the coding sequence ATGAGCCAGCCTGTTCTATATCACGAAATCTATAAGTATGACTTCAAAGCGGTAGCGATCATTCTATCCTTTTTATACGGAGGAAAACGAGTAGGGTTTGCAGCACTGTTGGCATTGCTTATTACTGGTTACTTTACAGACCAGAGGCTGTTGGTCTTAATCGGAAATTATACGATATTCTGTCTTCTGTTACTACCAATAACCAGCTTGTTTCATCGTTATCGAATAAGAGGCAAAGTCATCGTGATCAGCTTGTTTTATTTGATGATTCCGATCACAAGAGGGATCTCTCTTCAGTTAAAAGGAGATGATAGGCAAACAATCTTTGAATTAAGCTCATCTCTTATTGTTTTAGCAACGCTTATTACCATCATCTATTTAATTGAAAACATGAATGAGCAAATAAAAATGAGACAAGAACTGATTCGAACGGAAAAGATGAATGTTGTCAGCCAGCTTGCTGCTTCAGTTGCCCACGAAATCCGAAATCCAATGACATCTGTTCGAGGGTTTATGCAATTAATGCAAAAGGAAAATTTAACAGAAGAACAGCAATTGTACATAAGAATTTCAATTGATGAGTTAGATCGGGCACAGGAAATCATCAATCAATATTTAGCGCTCTCAAAACCGCAAACGGAGCAATATGAAGTGATAGATTTATCGTCTGTCATTCAACAATCCATTGACGTCATGCGTTCATATGCCATTTTAAACAGCATACATATCACCCAGCAAGTTGAGCCATCTCTTGAGATCCAAGGTCTTAAACTGGAGATTCAGCAAGTGTTAATTAACGTGATAAAAAATGCAGTTGAAGCAATTAAAAGCGAAGGGGAGATTTGGATTTCGGCTGCAAAACATGCTGATGGCTTCATATCCATTCAAATTAAAGATAACGGTGTAGGCATGACCGCAAACCAAATCAAAAAATTAGGCAGCCCGTATTATTCAACAAAGGAAAAAGGAACGGGCCTTGGCTTAACCGTTTGCCACCAAATCGTAAAGCAGATAGGCGGACAGATTAAAATTGAGAGCGAACTGAAGAAAGGAACATGTTTTACGATCAATCTGCCATCTGTCAAATAA
- a CDS encoding GerAB/ArcD/ProY family transporter, with translation MTKQKFDQITTPQTVVIISNFILGIGILTLPRTVTEKVKTPDGWITIILGGIIALLVAIIMVKLAERFPGRSIFQYSNEITGKLIGSIISLCIIVYYLTLASFELRAMSETTRLFLLQGTPTWAIILPFIWIGLYLITGGINPIARMFEIIFPVTILFFLVVMFLGLKVFEIDNLRPVMGMGVIPVMKGLTTTSLSFVGFEIILIIYMYMKKPARALKATIIGLSISLVFYCVTFVMVIGALSIDGAVTQTWPVLTFIRSFELQGLFVERFDSLLLVIWIMQLFTTFSVCYYAAALGLSHLLNKKIDLFIYGLAPMIYIVSMMPRNINEMFALGSMIGNFTLYFFSSVPILLLLISLLRGKKT, from the coding sequence ATGACGAAACAAAAATTCGATCAGATTACTACTCCACAAACGGTCGTAATCATTAGTAATTTTATTTTAGGGATAGGCATATTGACGCTGCCAAGAACGGTAACCGAAAAAGTCAAAACTCCTGACGGCTGGATCACGATCATATTGGGTGGAATTATTGCTCTTCTTGTTGCTATCATCATGGTCAAACTGGCTGAACGTTTTCCGGGAAGAAGCATTTTTCAATATAGCAACGAAATTACAGGGAAATTAATCGGCTCGATCATCAGTCTATGCATCATCGTCTATTATCTCACGCTCGCAAGTTTCGAACTGAGAGCAATGTCAGAAACCACCCGTCTCTTTTTATTACAAGGGACACCCACCTGGGCGATTATTCTCCCCTTTATTTGGATTGGACTTTATCTGATCACCGGCGGCATCAATCCGATTGCGAGAATGTTTGAAATCATTTTTCCCGTCACCATCCTTTTCTTTCTCGTTGTGATGTTTTTAGGGTTAAAAGTATTTGAAATTGACAACCTGCGTCCTGTGATGGGAATGGGCGTTATACCTGTTATGAAGGGGTTAACCACCACTTCTTTATCATTTGTCGGTTTTGAAATCATTTTAATCATCTATATGTATATGAAAAAACCTGCACGTGCTTTAAAAGCAACGATCATCGGATTAAGCATCTCACTCGTTTTCTATTGTGTCACCTTTGTTATGGTGATCGGTGCACTGTCCATTGATGGTGCAGTCACTCAAACATGGCCTGTATTAACGTTTATCAGAAGTTTCGAGTTACAAGGGTTATTTGTAGAACGGTTTGATTCCCTACTTCTCGTCATTTGGATCATGCAGCTGTTTACCACGTTTTCCGTTTGCTATTATGCGGCAGCTCTCGGCTTGTCTCACCTTTTGAATAAGAAAATCGATCTTTTTATATACGGCCTTGCACCTATGATCTATATCGTATCCATGATGCCAAGAAACATTAACGAGATGTTTGCACTCGGCTCGATGATTGGCAATTTTACGCTTTACTTTTTCAGTAGTGTTCCCATCCTCTTGTTGCTCATCTCACTTCTGCGAGGGAAAAAAACATGA
- a CDS encoding GNAT family N-acetyltransferase, whose protein sequence is MVQETTRDHVYRNWAERLECDISDMKTPKLIVRQHSGKLEGYHGIYCFYNGSTCVISAPPKYVPQINIAVSGCRPDEAFDVKLLARSLNSDNYQVIGPAFQGYVDCGSFIELKSPEVVELVTEKSLVLLQDLRKSCSETEWEHSNIEDHRQPIIARFYDEKIVAAGSWSVERSGFLSVGIISHPDYRGNGHAKAVVSALTSKGLTTGAIMHYQTLKSNTSSVAIAHSLGYKELACTLAIKFSNLSLLK, encoded by the coding sequence GTGGTTCAAGAAACAACTAGAGATCATGTATATAGAAATTGGGCAGAGCGTCTTGAGTGTGATATTTCAGATATGAAAACTCCAAAATTAATCGTTCGTCAACACTCTGGGAAGTTGGAAGGATATCATGGTATTTACTGCTTTTATAATGGTTCAACATGTGTCATATCAGCACCTCCTAAGTATGTCCCACAGATAAATATAGCGGTAAGTGGATGTCGTCCAGACGAAGCATTTGATGTGAAACTGCTTGCTAGGTCACTTAATTCAGATAATTACCAAGTCATTGGACCAGCATTTCAAGGATATGTTGATTGTGGTTCATTCATTGAACTGAAATCTCCTGAAGTTGTTGAACTTGTGACCGAAAAATCACTTGTTTTACTTCAAGATTTGCGTAAATCTTGCTCTGAGACTGAGTGGGAACATAGCAATATAGAAGATCATAGACAGCCGATTATCGCACGATTCTATGATGAAAAGATCGTCGCAGCAGGTTCCTGGAGTGTAGAAAGGTCAGGCTTTCTAAGCGTCGGTATTATTAGTCACCCCGATTATCGTGGTAATGGACATGCTAAGGCAGTTGTATCTGCTTTAACAAGTAAAGGATTAACAACTGGTGCAATAATGCATTATCAAACACTAAAGTCTAATACATCGTCGGTAGCGATTGCCCATTCTTTAGGATATAAGGAACTAGCTTGTACCTTAGCAATTAAGTTTTCGAATCTCTCTTTACTGAAGTAA
- a CDS encoding AAA family ATPase, which yields MKIHIIGGSGTGKSTLAKYISEKENIKWIDTDNYLWKDESFLENNPIEKRIEMYQRDMFSNDSYIASGSVFMWCPEGFSNRDLLVFLSLDEEVRMKRLRNREIERNSQMWLDENDEYTNDFLEWCKTYWSEEDKMMAGTYGEQSYQMTISKSPVLKLNGSQPLDELYAEIRRTVNKENC from the coding sequence ATGAAAATCCATATAATTGGTGGATCAGGAACTGGCAAAAGCACTTTAGCAAAATATATCAGTGAAAAGGAAAATATCAAGTGGATAGATACCGATAATTATCTTTGGAAAGATGAATCTTTTTTAGAAAATAATCCAATTGAGAAACGGATTGAGATGTACCAAAGAGATATGTTTTCTAACGATAGTTATATAGCGTCTGGTTCCGTTTTTATGTGGTGTCCAGAAGGTTTTAGTAACCGTGACCTTTTAGTTTTTCTTTCACTTGATGAAGAAGTCCGTATGAAACGATTAAGGAACAGAGAAATCGAACGAAATAGTCAAATGTGGCTAGATGAAAATGATGAGTATACAAATGACTTTTTAGAATGGTGTAAAACTTATTGGTCAGAAGAAGATAAGATGATGGCAGGTACATATGGAGAACAATCCTATCAAATGACAATATCAAAGAGTCCTGTATTAAAGCTCAACGGCTCGCAACCACTTGATGAACTCTATGCTGAAATAAGAAGGACTGTGAATAAAGAAAATTGCTAG
- a CDS encoding mechanosensitive ion channel family protein, with product MHFSNQVLKGLGLVFFLIYVLSHFFDLTRLVTGSVVVAGALAIIFQHIIRDYIMGLAYLFERQIHLGDYVIINGNRQGKIEEISMRHLQIRQYDGYVYTVSYGNITELQNGNRGMRRVNESLILNYRQNPDEAFKVMEEVARTCNEKYDEFLLKDFHGAPVEGFKFNQITELNVDYRGHRYSLSGLVKEAHFVDASKKVRYELAMAAYMNNLMMAESGELENKKSFDPQG from the coding sequence ATGCATTTTTCGAACCAAGTCCTTAAAGGGCTGGGACTGGTGTTTTTCTTAATTTATGTCCTTAGCCATTTCTTTGACCTTACAAGGCTTGTTACGGGATCAGTCGTTGTGGCCGGTGCCTTGGCAATAATTTTTCAACATATTATCCGTGATTATATTATGGGACTTGCCTACCTCTTTGAACGCCAGATTCATCTTGGAGATTATGTCATCATTAATGGCAATAGACAAGGAAAGATTGAGGAGATCAGCATGCGTCACCTGCAGATTCGTCAGTATGACGGATATGTTTATACGGTCTCGTACGGCAATATAACAGAACTTCAGAACGGGAACCGAGGTATGCGACGCGTGAACGAAAGCCTAATTCTCAACTATAGACAAAATCCGGACGAAGCTTTTAAGGTGATGGAAGAAGTAGCAAGAACATGCAATGAGAAATACGATGAATTTCTTTTAAAAGATTTTCACGGTGCTCCCGTTGAAGGTTTTAAATTCAACCAAATTACTGAATTAAATGTAGATTACAGAGGGCACCGATACTCCCTTTCAGGTCTAGTGAAGGAAGCACATTTTGTAGACGCCAGCAAAAAAGTAAGATATGAGCTGGCGATGGCAGCGTATATGAACAACTTGATGATGGCAGAAAGCGGAGAATTGGAGAACAAGAAGAGTTTTGATCCTCAGGGTTAA
- a CDS encoding spore germination protein, with protein sequence MRRKSSKYSDQERERENGEHSNTSTFTGDYAVDLHRIQSEIGQNSDVHIREFKIETLHARAALIFIDGLADTDLINNNILRSLMSVDEQDYKSRDIAASARERLSSHMLLVGKINETSHIQSFNASILSGSAGLLVEGTSIGFVLDVAKAKTRNIEEPQSEALVRGPRVGFVEQLSDNTALLRNLSKTEDLTINTFTVGTKCKKSLAVVYMRDIVDPQLLEEVKQRIDSITMDDLPESGYVEQLIEDNQFSPFPQIQNTERPDRVMGAILEGRVGILLDGTPFALILPVTFNMLLQSPEDYYERWISGTLIRMLRYLAAFIALFGPSLYIAFSSFHQGLIPTKLAISIAASREGVPFPPLIEAMIMEVSIEILREAGLRLPKPVGQSLGIVGGLIVGEAAVQAGIVSPIMVIVVAVTAISSFTLPHYSIGITIRFLRFVVMLFSAVFGLYGIVLFVLLLCTHLVKLKSFNVPYLSPAVPYQLSDLKDLLIRAPLSMMKRRPKLMHTQESKRK encoded by the coding sequence ATGAGAAGAAAATCATCTAAGTATTCTGACCAAGAAAGAGAACGAGAGAATGGTGAACACTCAAACACCTCCACTTTTACAGGAGACTACGCCGTTGATCTTCATCGGATTCAGAGTGAGATCGGACAAAATAGTGACGTACATATCCGAGAGTTTAAGATAGAAACACTGCATGCTAGGGCTGCTCTCATCTTTATTGATGGCTTAGCAGATACAGATTTGATCAACAATAATATTCTCCGCAGTTTAATGTCTGTCGATGAACAAGACTATAAAAGTCGTGATATCGCAGCTTCTGCCAGAGAAAGATTGAGCTCTCATATGCTATTGGTAGGAAAAATTAACGAGACTTCTCATATACAAAGCTTCAACGCTTCAATTCTGTCTGGATCTGCTGGGTTACTTGTAGAAGGAACATCAATTGGTTTTGTTCTTGATGTTGCAAAAGCGAAGACGAGGAATATAGAAGAACCCCAATCAGAAGCATTAGTTCGAGGACCAAGAGTTGGATTTGTTGAGCAGTTATCAGATAATACGGCCTTGTTAAGAAACCTGTCCAAAACAGAGGACCTCACGATCAATACATTTACAGTGGGCACAAAATGCAAAAAGAGTTTAGCTGTTGTCTATATGAGGGACATCGTAGATCCACAGCTTCTAGAAGAGGTTAAACAGCGAATTGATTCAATTACAATGGATGACTTGCCTGAGTCTGGGTATGTGGAGCAGTTAATTGAAGATAATCAATTCAGTCCGTTTCCACAGATTCAAAATACCGAACGTCCTGATCGTGTTATGGGAGCGATTCTTGAAGGCCGGGTTGGCATCTTATTGGATGGTACTCCGTTTGCGCTTATTCTGCCCGTTACTTTCAATATGCTTCTGCAGTCACCCGAAGATTATTACGAGCGATGGATTTCCGGAACGCTCATTCGAATGCTGCGTTATTTAGCTGCTTTTATCGCGTTGTTCGGACCTTCCCTCTATATTGCGTTTAGCTCGTTTCATCAAGGATTGATTCCGACCAAGCTTGCGATTTCCATTGCTGCAAGTCGAGAAGGCGTTCCTTTTCCTCCCTTGATCGAAGCGATGATCATGGAGGTCTCGATCGAAATTTTACGTGAAGCTGGGCTACGTCTTCCAAAGCCTGTCGGACAATCCCTCGGAATCGTTGGAGGGTTGATTGTCGGTGAAGCTGCAGTGCAGGCTGGTATCGTCAGTCCCATCATGGTTATCGTGGTTGCAGTAACCGCCATCTCTTCTTTTACCTTGCCGCATTATAGCATAGGCATCACGATTCGTTTTCTCAGATTCGTCGTCATGTTGTTCTCTGCCGTATTTGGTCTTTATGGCATTGTGCTGTTTGTCCTGTTATTATGCACGCACCTCGTTAAACTCAAGAGCTTTAACGTCCCTTATTTAAGCCCTGCGGTTCCCTATCAGTTAAGCGATTTAAAGGATCTTTTAATTCGTGCGCCACTCTCTATGATGAAACGGCGCCCCAAACTGATGCATACGCAAGAGAGCAAAAGGAAATAA
- a CDS encoding aldo/keto reductase produces the protein MLYRRLGNTMERIPAIGQGTWKFGESKLNEKQEIEALRFGLTNGLKLIDTAEEYGNGGAEKIVGQAIQDVRKEVFLVTKVSAKNCSFNGVLRAAEASLKRLKTNQIDLYLQHWPSEQYEISETMGAMVELVKLGLIKYVGVSNFTPDLMKEAQQCLGSIPLVCNQVAYHLNDRRIENDILPYCKENNITVMGYSPFGYAPKIFGMDGFPEVGTKERDVLNIIANKYNASVYQVALHWVLKEEQLVTIPKAVNKEHIEDNLKALSLKLDKDDLEQIELIFPQNKYHLVNKTQ, from the coding sequence ATGTTATATCGTAGACTCGGTAACACAATGGAACGAATTCCTGCTATAGGGCAAGGGACTTGGAAGTTTGGTGAGAGTAAGTTAAACGAAAAACAAGAAATTGAAGCACTTCGTTTCGGTTTAACCAATGGCCTTAAACTAATTGATACTGCTGAAGAATATGGAAATGGGGGAGCGGAGAAAATTGTTGGTCAAGCAATACAGGATGTAAGAAAAGAAGTATTTCTTGTTACAAAAGTATCTGCAAAAAATTGTTCCTTTAATGGTGTTTTAAGAGCTGCAGAAGCAAGTTTAAAACGTTTAAAAACGAACCAAATAGATTTATATTTACAGCACTGGCCAAGCGAACAGTATGAAATTTCCGAGACGATGGGAGCAATGGTGGAGTTAGTTAAATTAGGATTAATAAAGTACGTCGGTGTAAGTAATTTCACACCTGATTTAATGAAAGAAGCCCAACAATGTTTAGGTAGTATCCCACTTGTTTGTAACCAAGTAGCCTATCACTTAAATGATAGGCGGATTGAGAATGATATTTTGCCTTATTGTAAGGAAAATAACATAACTGTTATGGGGTATTCTCCATTTGGTTATGCACCAAAAATATTTGGTATGGATGGATTTCCAGAGGTAGGGACAAAGGAGCGAGATGTACTTAATATAATAGCTAATAAATATAATGCATCAGTGTATCAAGTAGCGTTGCATTGGGTTTTAAAGGAAGAACAACTAGTTACTATTCCAAAGGCTGTAAATAAGGAACATATTGAAGATAATTTGAAGGCTTTAAGCTTGAAGTTAGATAAAGATGACCTTGAGCAGATTGAGCTTATATTCCCACAAAATAAATATCATCTAGTGAATAAAACACAATGA
- a CDS encoding SRPBCC domain-containing protein yields the protein MSNNTMMSKVENDRVLVLERVFNAPRDKVFKMFKEPEYLKQWWGPRGWELPVCNMEFKPGGVYHYCMKCVDQNQGEFYGMESWGKAFYKEIVEPEKIVYVDYFSDEDGKTNDIMPATSVTAEFVEMDGKTKLVNRCEYASAEGLKTVLDMGAIQGITETWDRLEELLRNKK from the coding sequence ATGTCCAATAACACAATGATGTCCAAGGTAGAAAATGATCGAGTTCTCGTTCTTGAAAGAGTATTTAACGCACCGCGTGATAAGGTTTTTAAGATGTTTAAAGAACCTGAATACCTCAAACAATGGTGGGGTCCTAGAGGCTGGGAGCTGCCGGTTTGCAACATGGAATTCAAGCCAGGTGGTGTTTATCATTATTGTATGAAGTGTGTGGATCAAAACCAAGGTGAATTTTATGGAATGGAATCTTGGGGGAAAGCCTTTTACAAGGAAATTGTTGAACCAGAAAAAATAGTCTATGTCGATTATTTCTCAGATGAAGATGGCAAAACGAATGACATCATGCCCGCTACAAGTGTAACGGCTGAATTTGTAGAAATGGATGGTAAGACAAAACTAGTAAATCGTTGTGAATATGCTTCTGCTGAAGGGCTCAAAACAGTATTGGATATGGGCGCGATTCAAGGAATTACAGAAACATGGGATCGACTGGAAGAGCTACTTAGAAATAAAAAATAA
- a CDS encoding Ger(x)C family spore germination protein: protein MNKLRKKYICLAIILSINLIVLTSCWSYTPIEDVNFVAGAALDAEKGGNLSSTLQYVVPHEKGGGQTSGLSGHKQYINVKETGDSLEPIGWETTLKREGIIFGAHEKIVVIGKKLASQADMEQLIDLYYRDIDIRGSTLVFVANGRAGKILESNEPDVVPSYRIYDIANQQSTTRMLKPTSLIQMLSKMESDSSFAVQMLTTEKGEITFDGAAVFKGTNKKLIGTMNKKEIEGLNLITGDSKSGSIRSDRAKPVYFQLQKINSKITPHINGDNITFHINVSIDGRIAEDWKKSIDLFEDTNVRKVEKEIQKEAETMVQQTVTKMKDDLGVDVAGFGNALRIQRPRDWHRMKKDWDERFKTASITSKVSIHVTDYGMIGKRKK from the coding sequence ATGAACAAACTACGGAAGAAATATATATGCCTCGCGATCATCTTAAGTATAAACCTTATCGTACTGACCAGCTGTTGGAGCTACACACCCATTGAGGATGTAAATTTTGTAGCAGGAGCTGCATTGGATGCAGAAAAGGGCGGGAATCTTTCCTCCACGCTTCAGTATGTTGTTCCTCATGAAAAAGGCGGTGGTCAAACATCAGGTTTATCCGGACATAAACAGTATATCAACGTAAAAGAAACAGGTGATTCATTGGAACCCATCGGCTGGGAAACAACGCTTAAAAGGGAAGGAATCATCTTTGGTGCTCACGAAAAAATTGTCGTGATCGGCAAAAAGCTAGCGAGTCAGGCAGACATGGAACAGCTCATTGATTTGTATTACCGGGATATCGATATTCGAGGAAGTACCCTCGTTTTTGTTGCAAACGGACGCGCAGGAAAAATATTAGAATCTAACGAACCCGATGTCGTTCCTTCATATCGGATCTATGATATCGCTAATCAGCAATCAACGACCAGAATGTTGAAACCGACCTCCTTGATCCAGATGTTAAGCAAAATGGAGTCAGATTCAAGTTTTGCCGTGCAAATGCTCACCACTGAAAAAGGGGAAATAACATTCGATGGCGCAGCAGTCTTTAAAGGAACAAACAAAAAACTAATTGGTACAATGAACAAAAAAGAGATTGAAGGCCTAAACCTTATAACTGGCGACAGCAAGAGCGGTTCCATTCGCTCTGACAGGGCAAAACCAGTCTATTTTCAGCTTCAAAAGATAAACTCAAAGATTACACCACATATAAATGGTGACAACATCACCTTTCACATTAACGTTTCAATTGATGGACGTATCGCAGAGGACTGGAAAAAATCAATTGATCTGTTTGAAGATACAAATGTGAGAAAGGTTGAAAAAGAAATTCAAAAAGAAGCCGAAACGATGGTTCAACAAACAGTGACTAAAATGAAGGATGACCTTGGCGTTGATGTTGCAGGTTTCGGCAATGCGTTAAGAATACAGCGCCCGAGAGACTGGCACCGTATGAAGAAGGACTGGGATGAACGGTTTAAAACCGCATCCATTACGTCAAAGGTCAGTATTCATGTTACCGATTATGGCATGATCGGGAAAAGAAAAAAATAA
- a CDS encoding SMI1/KNR4 family protein, which yields MIYKDIPNLLDSFYQNNKKKLRTGTILFGLIEEEERWHTHLQPPLSSEKIDQLMKKFDRPALNAYRTFLTHFNGCYLFDLVRIAGYVESYRGMSIEEEGYQPFPIESMQQMYARKRNPEDWFIFADSLAWECFFVINKDDQILQVNRRGKKEKSFDNMEDFLKECMNAGKFNLEHNIWFDFK from the coding sequence ATGATTTACAAAGATATACCCAATCTATTAGATTCTTTTTACCAAAATAATAAAAAGAAATTAAGAACAGGTACGATTCTTTTCGGTCTCATAGAAGAAGAGGAAAGGTGGCATACGCATTTGCAGCCACCATTATCAAGTGAGAAAATCGATCAATTAATGAAGAAGTTTGACAGACCTGCTCTAAATGCATATAGAACATTTTTAACTCATTTCAATGGATGCTATTTGTTTGACCTTGTAAGGATTGCTGGATACGTTGAAAGTTATCGAGGAATGAGTATAGAAGAGGAAGGGTACCAGCCATTCCCTATTGAGTCCATGCAGCAGATGTATGCAAGAAAAAGAAATCCTGAAGACTGGTTCATATTTGCTGATTCCCTTGCGTGGGAATGTTTTTTTGTGATTAATAAAGATGATCAGATTCTTCAAGTGAACAGACGTGGAAAGAAAGAGAAATCTTTTGACAACATGGAAGACTTTTTAAAAGAGTGTATGAACGCAGGGAAGTTTAATCTTGAACATAATATATGGTTTGACTTTAAGTAA